Proteins from a genomic interval of Acomys russatus chromosome 19, mAcoRus1.1, whole genome shotgun sequence:
- the Urad gene encoding putative 2-oxo-4-hydroxy-4-carboxy-5-ureidoimidazoline decarboxylase: MDIEKVNAMDFGEFVDVFGNVIEKCPLIAAAVWSQRPFSGLEDLENHFFAFIDALPRSGQEGILRCHPDLAGRDLQRGTLTPESQREQSHAGLTSLDADDRLQLQRLNARYRERFGFPFVLAARLSDRAAVPRELARRLHCQPESELRTALGEVKKIGHLRLADLFGSANPARVEPPRAWESEKQQVASLSLRERGQGRVLEDSSEDSGALAARRPAPDVRRAQDAIRDK, translated from the exons ATGGACATAGAGAAAGTCAACGCCATGGACTTCGGTGAATTTGTGGATGTGTTTGGGAACGTCATTGAAAAGTGTCCCCTGATTGCAGCTGCCGTCTGGTCCCAGCGTCCCTTCTCTGGCTTGGAAGACTTAGAAAACCACTTCTTTGCCTTTATTGATGCTCTTCCAAGATCAG GCCAGGAGGGCATCCTGCGTTGTCACCCGGACCTAGCGGGCCGTGATCTGCAGCGGGGCACGCTCACCCCTGAGTCGCAGCGTGAACAGAGCCACGCCGGCCTCACCAGCCTGGACGCCGACGACCGGCTGCAGCTGCAGCGCCTCAACGCCCGGTACCGCGAGCGCTTCGGCTTTCCGTTCGTGCTGGCAGCTCGCCTGAGCGACCGCGCCGCAGTGCCCAGGGAGCTAGCCCGCCGGCTGCACTGCCAGCCCGAGTCCGAGCTGCGCACTGCCCTGGGCGAAGTGAAGAAGATCGGCCACCTGCGCCTGGCAGATTTGTTCGGCAGCGCCAACCCTGCCAGGGTGGAACCGCCACGGGCCTGGGAATCAGAAAAACAGCAGG TTGCGAGCTTATCCCTGCGGGAAAGGGGACAAGGGCGAGTACTCGAAGATTCTTCCGAAGACAGCGGAGCGCTGGCAGCCCGAAGGCCAGCGCCGGATGTGAGACGTGCGCAGGACGCCATCCGGGACAAGTGA
- the Cdx2 gene encoding homeobox protein CDX-2 produces the protein MYVSYLLDKDVSMYPSSVRHSGGLNLAPQNFVSPPQYPDYGGYHVAAAAAAAANLDSAQSPGPSWPTAYGAPLREDWNGYAPGGAAAANAVAHGLNGSSPAAAMGYSSPAEYHAHHHPHHHPHHPAAAPSCASGLLQTLNPGPPGPTATAAAEQLSPSGQRRNLCEWMRKPAQPSLGSQVKTRTKDKYRVVYTDHQRLELEKEFHYSRYITIRRKSELATTLGLSERQVKIWFQNRRAKERKINKKKLQQQQQQPPQPPAAAPPPPQSAQPQPGALRSIPEPLSPVSSLQGSVPGSVPGVLGPAGGVLNSTVTQ, from the exons ATGTACGTGAGCTACCTCCTGGACAAGGACGTGAGCATGTACCCTAGCTCCGTGCGCCACTCGGGCGGCCTCAACCTGGCGCCGCAGAACTTTGTCAGCCCCCCGCAGTACCCGGACTACGGCGGTTACCACGTGGCGGCCGCGGCCGCTGCTGCGGCGAACTTGGACAGCGCTCAGTCCCCAGGACCATCCTGGCCCACCGCGTACGGCGCCCCTCTCCGAGAGGACTGGAATGGCTACGCGCCGGGGGGCGCTGCCGCCGCCAACGCGGTAGCTCATGGCCTCAACGGGAGCTCCCCGGCCGCCGCTATGGGCTACAGCAGCCCCGCCGAATACCACGCGCACCATCACCCACACCATCACCCTCACCACCCGGCCGCTGCGCCGTCCTGCGCTTCCGGCTTGCTGCAGACGCTCAACCCGGGCCCTCCGGGGCCCACAGCCACCGCCGCCGCCGAGCAGCTCTCCCCCAGCGGCCAGCGGCGAAACCTGTGCGAGTGGATGCGGAAGCCCGCCCAACCGTCCCTAGGAAGCCAAG tGAAAACCAGGACGAAAGACAAATACCGAGTGGTGTACACAGACCATCAACGgctggagctggagaaggagtttCACTATAGTCGGTATATCACCATCAGGAGGAAATCCGAGCTGGCTACCACCCTGGGCCTCTCGGAGAGGCAG GTTAAAATTTGGTTTCAGAACCGCAGAGCCAAGGaaaggaaaatcaacaagaagaaattgcagcagcagcagcagcagccgccgcagCCGCCGGCGGCGGCACCGCCCCCACCTCAGTCGGCCCAGCCTCAGCCAGGTGCACTGAGGAGCATACCGGAACCCCTGAGCCCCGTGTCTTCCCTGCAAGGCTCGGTGCCTGGTTCTGTCCCTGGGGTTCTGGGGCCAGCTGGAGGGGTTTTAAACTCCACTGTCACCCAGTGA